The Pyrus communis chromosome 5, drPyrComm1.1, whole genome shotgun sequence region ATTATATTTCGATTTTGGTGAATTAGGAAACACTTATACGGAATCAATACTTTTTTAACTCTAATTCCCGAAAATTTAAGTAAACAATTTCAACAGGAATTCAATTCTAACTTATCCTCATTCCAACTCAtcctcaatttaatttttctttaattcaatttttctcattctgattacggattagtaaacagACTATTAGTTTGTTTAGTAGGTGTTTTTAGGTAGTGTGGGTTTGGCAAAAGATTGGGCTGACTTTTCATGATgtgggttttttatttgttggttCGGCCCTTTGTATGGTTAGATTTGCCCGTGCGCGTGTATCTTTTTTTCTGTACGGTTGAGCTGGATGGTCTATTCCGATACAACTCGTACTTTTGTTGATCATTTTATGTGCATAGCCTCCATAATAGTGGTCACCATTGACTTCTTTTACGATTTCTTTTATCTActgcttgtattaaaaaatgttCCTTTACTAGTTTTATCTGGTGGTTTTATGTGCAAAATCTGTCGTGCTACGCTTTATTAATTGGCTGAATTTCTAGTTGTCAAAATTGAAGTTCTTTTGACTTTGAAGTGTGATTTGTGTTCCTAAACTACTTCTAGTGTTTGTCAAGCACACATATCCATCAATATGGTGACTATTACATTCACCAAATTGccttatttttttgcttttgagtCCTTCTGATTTGAAGACTCCTCAAATTTAATCCATAATGCCTTCTTTTAAGTTTGTACATTTTATTAACTTTATATTTAAGCCGCTATTGTCTTACCTATAAAAAATGTACTCTTTTTGGTAAAAATTCACCCAAATCTAACATGCATCTTTTTGCCATTTTTTATGATTTAGGTTTCAAGTGTATGTAAATCTCTATGTATAGTTTCTTAATCTTGAAGATGTATTATATGTTAAGTTGTCAAACTAAAAATTATCACATAAGTTACATCTAGTAATAAATTACTTAAACTTTGTATTGGCGGAATTGTTTTAAGTGTTAAGATCACATTGTttcgtcattttcttttcttattaaaaaaacaaacaatgaatttttttttttgaagtgatAACGTGCcaatataaagaaaaagaatactGATTTCCATACGTAGTTCACCTTTACCagactaaaaaaaaaagcattataCTCATGATTAAGACCCTGTGATTCCCTAATTATGTTTCTATTCACTTTTAGAATCCGTTCTAtgacaaaacaaaaacctccaCCATAAAATTCTCCATAAGTTGGCAATGCTCCTACAGATTGATCCTCTTGGTTTAATTGTATCCTCAGCGGAGAATTCCCTTGTCTCTACCACCTGCCTTTCTTTCTGCATATATAGTATACAGTCATCATGCAACATGTTTggcattgaaaaataaaaaatttgacttaTAAACTTGAGAAATGTTCGCTTGCTGGTACAGTCTAACATGTTACGTTGCTAGACTGAAACAGAATCCTAAGTTGTTAAATCTTGTTTCAATGCGCGATTATATTGAATTCATTAACCACAAAATGTAAGTATATACGTACATTTGTGGTAAACCGGAATCCAATCCTTATTATAGGTGTCATCTTCAAGCACCACATTGTATGGAAGTGGTTTTAATTCAATGAAACCTCTGTGCTTTCCCTCAGTAACTATACCACCAAGATGAATCCTCCATAGCAGGAATTAAAGCTAATTATTGGGACGAAGAGAAATATTAATGTTTATCAGAAAATTAGATTTATGAAAAGCATGTACATAATTTAGGTAAAAAAAGAGAGATAATTAGGCAATTAAGTACATGGCTTCACCAACAAATCCAGCATCTGCGAATAATTCAGTATCCATAATTCTGAGTTTGAGATAAGTCAGCTTTTTCCAATTTGACGAGGGAAATTTAAACGTGATTTTTCCATTCCAGCTAACCTTTTCATCTTCACCTGCATGCATCACACAACCCATTTAATCAATTAGCGAAaggatgatatatatatatatatatatgtgtgtgcgcgcgcgcgcgcgcatatatatgctatatatacatgcatatgTCTCCAAATGGGAGTCCAGATCTGGAGAGGAAACAAATTTAAGACATACCTGATGACTGTTTGCTTCTATATTCTTGATTTCCACACTTTATGATCACGTAGTAGGATGGTCTACCTGTAACGGTAATTGAGTGCAATGTGACTAATGAGATAAAAAATGTTCAAGAAAttaattcgaaaaaaaaaagtacgaaAAATAGGACATCATTGTATAAATATTGAGGATCTtttaaattttgacatggattttCAGGTACACATTGTGTTGATTTATATAGTAAAAATAAGTGAGATCCACTATTATGTGATAAGTCCCTTTTGAATTTTACTAGATCTTAGCGCGTACTAAACATAAGGGGAAATTGCTCCTTTTGAGAAGGGAGGAGGGgttaaatttggatttaatcaTATAACCATGGCTTACCAAGAAGATTTGCCTTTAGCATTAACAAGAAGCACTTCAAGGGTTCCTCCTTTCATGTATGGCTGCATGTTGGCATTCTCTCACATTTCACAGAAAGTACCTGTATatgcataatatatataatgCTATAATATTAATTAGAAAATGAAACCAATGGTGCATGTCAGGTTGACTAAACTGGACGTTTAAAGGAGTAAATCTGAGCGTGTTTTGGTTTAATGAAAGACTTATACACGTTTCATGTCATTTAATAAAACCATATATGTTTTTTCTGGTATTAATGGAAAAAAATATGGAGTGAATCGTAATGGTATTTGTTTTCACTTAGTTGGAGGAGGTCTTATGTTTCATTCGTATGAATGATGAAGACGATATATATTTTTGATGAGTTTAATTTTGACTACGATTAGACAGTTATGAGTTTATTTCCTCCAATGTAACAACAAAAAAAGCTTCGAATCATGTAATTTGTAAAAAAGACTTGTAACTCAAGTAATTATAAGTATTTATTCCTACACCTAAAGATGGTTTGATTTCTACATCCCCACTATGGTTTCCATGTCAAATCTGATGGGTTGTGCCCGACTTGGGCTCATTATGGGCCTCAGCCTAACAAGTCCCAAGAAAATAAAGTGTAGTTTTTGCccttgaaaaaaaagaagaagatgctcAAATACTTCCTCAGTTTAATTATGAGCACAAAATCGCAAATGGCCATTTATCATAACGATGAAATGGAGTTGagtatttgcatgatgatttgggtttgaattttatcggtggctaatctaacaaaatctatcgtttgataaaaaaaaaataaataaataaaaaattatgagcaCAAAATCTACAACATTATAGCCTAGTGGGATTTGCCTACGTGGTATAAGCAGTGTTTAAAATTTCTTTGATATGATCCTTTACATGAAATTattcaaaaaatcaaagaaagatatagAATGTGGgtgaagtctaaacttcaccTTATATCGGATAAATTCTTAAGTTTAGGCTAAAATAGACATATATTGTTGATATCTCTGACACATCTGTTAAATATCGGAGAAACTCTTATATTTCGTCCAAACCAATCTTTGACAAtccctaaagtttcattttaactTTCCATTATTTCCATCGAAAGTAACCGATATTGATATCGATGTTCGCTATATCTATCGATATTTCTATAAATTTGCATATTGATATATTCACTGATATTAATATCGATATTCGATATTCGATATATCCATCGATATTTCCATAAATTTGCATATCGATATTTTAAACGTTGggtataattaaattaatggtCAAGTGAAGAGTTTCACACTGAATACTTCTTTGACAATTAAATGGGAATGATGGTGCAATTTCCTAAATGCAAAACAAAGGCCACTAGTAGCTCAAAGTTGCTTACTTTTTCTGgaaaataacaattaaaaaaaggcAATTGGCTAAGatgatgaaaaattaaattttaattgtcaAAATGGTTAGGTGTCTTTATACACAATTTATATCACCTTCATTGACTCACcacccatcatttttttttttaagttaaaagtTCAGCACTTTGATTTATGAATCATTAGAACAGCCAATCTGCCTAAAGAAAAAAGGTCTGCTAGATTTTCAAATTGTCCTCATTTGCATGAATTGTTCATCATGGATtcatagaaagaaaaataactaCAAAAGATATTGGCACTTAGCTGCTAACTATTctactttatcctttattttgatATTTGGCCATTGTAGATGTCTAGATTAAttactaaaaagtaaaaactagtCATCATGGATTGCCCTAATTTTGTGCCCAATGTATGACTCATCGGCTTGCTCGTTTTGTTTTgtctaatattttaatttgtttagtttgaaGTGCCTTCTGATTTTATTAGGACGTTCTTATTAGCGAATGCTTCCAgctagggctgggcacgggtcgggccgggcccaattttgaagggactggaccggacctaggttcaaagagaacggggcgggccgggccggggattacattttctaatataagaaccggacattacccggcccggttgaaacgggccggttcgagccgggtccacgggtcctttttttttttttttggttgtttgaaaaaaaaataaaaaatttgtacaGATTGCACTTCcagccaatatatatatatatatatatatatatatatatatatatatatatatatatctttcttTCAGTTGTTTTCTAATTTCATTATCTAAATAAAGTTTTTTCCCGTACCGTGAAGGCTAAAAAGATAAACTAAGGCctgatttggtactgaggtgattctgaaaaaaactagtataaaaaaaagctaggagctgtttttgtgtttgttaaacattcagcttcagctttttttcacagttttgggtgaaaaaaagccaaaaacaagaagctgcaaaacccagctttgaaaaaccgactttttttcacatctattttaccaaacactataatactgctttttttttttttttttaaaagcacttttataaaaaagtttaccaaacactctcttgctttattttacagctgcttattctcacagcacagcagaagcagtttttttttcaaagcacaacaataccaaaccagaaGTGACATGCctctttggatttttttttttttttctctgcggAAAACTAGAGTGGCAGACATGCAACAATACTTTATATACATAATGTTACACATGATGTCCATTAATTCTTCTAAACGAATGTATGGGTTTCGCGTGATGTTCTATTTTCTACTCCTACATATGCTTTGCTGGTCAAAAACGTTTTCCAGGAATAACAATatataattagggttttatATTATATAGAGAACCCAGAAGCCATGCATAACATGCTAACAAAATTTAAGAAAGTCCATACATATGACCTGGATACCTACCTACAGCCTGTACTCTTGGCTCTTAATTTGTGActgcaaattaaattatttaattagctTCCTTGAACCGACTGACTTAAGATTgcttcaaataaaaacaaaaatttagacTTAAATTTCAAGTCTATATACTCAAACATGATGTATACGGTTGATTTTTGGAATTACATACAACTAATTTACGAAAGTTCTGATATAttattttagtcaaaatgatttTAATTATATGAAGAAACAGTttccaagaaaaaaaacattatatgAAGAAACAACTAAATTTCCACTTTCCAATGTcaatatatttggaaaaaaatatgtGAAGAAACAACTAAATTTCCATTTTCCAATGTCAATATACAATCGATGCCCTATCATTGTACACCATTTTATCTGCGTTACCAAGATATGAGAAACCTCGCCCGTACGGGGAAGCTTTATTACTTTCGGTGCttaaattaaagaaagcatAAAGTCTGACTTTGACACCACTCATTATCTAAAAAAGAGCGTCTTGAATAATATTAAGACTATAAAATTATTCAGGAATataaaatttgatctccctTATGCACAACAATATTTATTATctaaagggtaatgttagggagatcaaaattttgaaataaatttgcaaaccaaatgatgtgtcaccaatatgaAATAAGTACttaatcaacgtttaagtaataatcaaatcatcaactaccacatcatttggtttgcaaattttttaaaaattttgatctctgATATTATCCTTATCTAAAAGAGCATCCTAAATATATCAAAACTGTAAAATTACTAAATAAAACCCGCACACAATAACGCGTATCAAGCTAATCTACGTGCTACCCCTTTGAACTAGACTTTAACCAACCATCTATTTAGTACCTTAAACCCATATGGACAAAGTAAACCTTTTAACCTACATTCTAGGCTCTAGACACTCTAGGTGCAATGCCAGAAATATCTCAAACGTCTGTGAAACTCCCCACGCTAGACATTTCTCAGGCAATATTGGACTCAACTTCTCTATCCTCTCTAGCTGAAGCCTTCAAAACATGGGGCTTCTTCCACATCACCAATCACGGGATCTAAAGATCTTTTCAGAAAACTATATTCTCTGTCAAATGACCTTTTCAGCCTCCCTTTTGATACCAAACTCAAACTTGGCCCTTTGTCTTCTGCCAAAACTTATACCCCTCACTTCATAGCCTCTCCCTTCTTTGAAAGCCTCAGAGTTTCTGGTCCCAAGTTCTTTGATTCTGCTCAAACTTCTGCGCACGTTCTCTATGACCAACACAACTCTGAATTCAGGTATTATAACTGTATCTATGCACTCTgtgtttgtgtatatatataaaactatatatatatatatatatatatatattctataaaGATGTTTCTGTTTACCTtttctttatgtaatttctcTTCATCCTAATTATCTTGAGGTCAGAAAGGGAGTTGTAATTCAAAGTTAAAAAGCGCTCACTCCTGCATCCGAGGTCCTATGTTTGATTTTCTCTTTGATGCAATGTTGCTTGTATCGAAAGAAATTTTGCTTGaggttatatttttttttttgtttttttgattatttatttctttctaCTAGTGAAATATTACAGGAATATGGGAGCAAGATGGCAGAACTATCAAAGAAAATCGTAAAGATTGCTTTGATGAGCTTGGGGGAAGGATTGGAGAAGAAACATTACGAATCCGAATTCAAAAAGTGCCATGGTTACTTGAGAGTGAACAACTACTCAACCCCTCCAGAAAGTTTGGAAGATCAACATCAAGAAGTTGGACTTGGAATGCACACTGACATGAGCTGTGTGACGATTGTGTACCAAGACGAAATCGGAGGGCTTCAAGTGAGACCAAGGGAGGGAAAGTGGATGGACATAACTCCATGTGAGGGGACCTTGGTGATGAACGTAGGAGACATGTTTCAAGCTTGAAGCAATGAGAATTTGAGGTCATCAGAACATAGAGTCATTTTAAAGCAGCCGAAAAATCGCATTTCGATGGCCATTTTTTGGTGTTTCGAGGATGAGAAGGTGATTTTTGCACCAGAAGATGTGGTGGGAGAGGGTAATGAGAGGATCTACAAGCCATTTGTTTGCTTGGATTATTTGAAGTTCAGAGAGAGCAATGAGAGAGGGAAGTTTGAAAAAGTTGGGTTTACTGTAAGGGATTTTGCTGGGATTAATCACCAAATTACCAAAAGTGACAGTTAAAAACGAATTGAAAGTCTCTTGTAATAAATTTAGCAAAATTAGGAATTTTATTATATGATAATCTGGCTTTAAAATTGTAATGGTTGTGATTAAATTTGTATGTACCAGTGTGCTTGTGCTTATTAGCATTATTTTCACACTAGTCCttgtattttatcattattGTCCTTATTATAAGcatgtttatttttctataaTTCCAAACAATTATTCATTTCATCTTGGAAAATTTATGGAAAAATGTATTTTCATGTCATAGACATCTTATCTGTTCTACTTGTTTGGTCATGTTTCACTCGATTTGCATTCCTCAATTTCTTTCTGTTTCTCGCCTCAAGTGATAAATGACATAGGTGGTACTCTCTTCTGCCTAtcactttttgtttctttgaagaATTAGCTGAAagaattatttaattttgaaaacgTGAAGATGGTGGGCAATTGGCAACTTGGCATTGCTTTGCCAATGCATTCCAAATAAAGTAATCCAACTCCAACTTACAAATTCAATGATGCAACTACTGTTGATTGGTGAACACTTTATCTTGAATTCTATGTCTGGAAATTGAAAGAGATCCCAAAATTGTTATATACGTTGTGCTCAGAAGGTGTTAGAAATTCATGGGACATGGCCTTCCtttcatctaattttttttatgtcaatAAATACATGCAAATTGGAATGATGCTACACATTATTCACGAAAATTCCATGGTTCTTcggaaatgaagagaaaaacTTGATGTTGATTTGTCTCCAACATTTACAGTGGCAGTAACAGAAGCAAAAGAGAAAAACTTACTACTTTATTGAAATCACATATGATACTAGACAAGTTACATTGGAATTTGGTTGTTCCATTTGTCCATCACATTCACATGAACAAAGTTACTACTACTGAAGCTTATTATCCAATGATAAGGTTAAACGGTAAAACTGGGGAATGCATGTTACGAACCAGATCAAACTGCCCCAGTTACTGCTACAGATTTTTCATCAAGCAGCTACATTACTCTTCCTGCATAGAAATCCTACAACTACATCATTAGCTTTGTCCGGCTTCTCAGCACTTACCAGCAATTTTCCAAAGCGCCTGCTTAATCATCCCCACTGGTGAAATCGCCCCTCCTCGAAACTGAAACCAACTCAGAAAGAGAACAGTTAATGTAGCAGCATCAGAATGTTTGAATATGAAAGCAAACCAACGAAAGAATTCAAATCGAATGGAGGACTTATTGACATTGGATTGACTAATAATGTGGATGATTCAGGACGGGCATTTTAGGTCACCGGATATGTTGTAGAGCCAGTTAGAATGCAACTACAAGTTCCATCAATCGTATTGTATTACACCAGAAGGCTCAGAAGTACAAACCTTTGATTTAAGGCTCAACATGAGAACACCGTCAAGGATGGATGATTGGACCGAGTGTGCATCTAAGTACAGATTGTTAATGGCATCCATTATATCAAGCAAGATATATTCCCGGTAAAGGCATCTCATCTCTATCAGAACCTCTTGCTCGTTTACACACACTTTCACATCTAGTGGCAAGCTTTCTCCGGAAACAAGCATATTGGGATAGGGGTCAGTTTTGTCAATGTCACAGGCCTTTCTCTTCTTTACTAAAGACTTTTTCACATTGTTCATCTTTGTTTTATCATAGTTATCTGATGTCTTCTCTACCCTGTTCAGGAATTTCCCTCTAGAAATAGCTTCCACGGTGTCCATGCAGGATTCCATCTCTTCTGCTCGTGCCTCAAGCTCTTTCAAGTACTTGATCGTATCATCAAGGATATCAACCTAAAAAGAAAATTCAGTAAATTCAAATTACGGAAAGTATGTTATTACAAAATAGTACATGACAGAACATGAaatttttagtcaaaataaATGTAAAGATGGTTTTCAACACAGGCATCTAAAGTTACCTCACTGATAGAAGGAACCATCGACCTGAGGACCAACAATTTTTCATTCTCTCTCATTTTATCATGTTCCCTGTTAATATCGTCACCTTGCAAATTTGGGAGCAAATCTTTTCCCGTATTTTCTATACCGGTTGCCATACGAGAGTGAACACCATACATTAAAGGAACTGTGAACAAAATCTTCTTTAATGTCTTCTGATGTACTGTTGGCCTACAACTACGAACAACTTCTTTCTTCCATTTCACAAAACTGGATTTGCTCTCTCCGTCGCAAAAACATGGATTTTCAATCAGCCTCATTGAGCTTCCTAGAAGAGTAGAAAGAGTTCTTTTGTAGTGTACATGTTCATCAACAGATCCAAGATACAAAGAGCTTAGTTTTGTGTcattgaagttttgaagttccTTTAAATGGATATGGTTCACATTCTCGCGTTCAGCAACAGAGTGAGCCTTTCCTTGATTAACAAAAGCTTCAGATATGGAGTCACTAGAATTCATGGAATCTTGAACGCCACTGCTGAAGTCTTCATCCATGAAATGCCAACTCTGAACCTGAGAAGCCACAGCATTGGTACCTTCAAGCATCATGGAGTCTTCTGTCTGATGATTGTGATCACAACCATTAGAACATTCATCAGAAGAGTCCATGTTGACCTCTTCATGGATTCCGTGTAAACCGTTCATTCCCCTCTGatcaaatttgatttcttccGAAGGGGAATATAGGTTCTCTAAAGGCAATGTATCAACTACGTCATGGTCAACCTTGGCAACTATTTGCTCTGAATCATCGTCCGCTTTGTGAGGGGCAGAGGAAGATTTCTCACAGCAATCAGGCT contains the following coding sequences:
- the LOC137733707 gene encoding transcription factor EGL1-like; this translates as MAQNHERVPGNLRKQFAVAVRSIKWSYAIFWSLSTAQQGVLEWGEGYYNGDIKTRKTVEGVELKTDKMGLQRNVQLRELYKSLLEGEPETERQAKAPSGVLCPEDLTDAEWYYLLCMSFIFNPGEGLPGRALATGQTIWLCNAQHADSKVFSRSLLAKSASVQTVVCFPYLGGVVELGVTDLVSEDLNLIQHIKASLLDFSKPDCCEKSSSAPHKADDDSEQIVAKVDHDVVDTLPLENLYSPSEEIKFDQRGMNGLHGIHEEVNMDSSDECSNGCDHNHQTEDSMMLEGTNAVASQVQSWHFMDEDFSSGVQDSMNSSDSISEAFVNQGKAHSVAERENVNHIHLKELQNFNDTKLSSLYLGSVDEHVHYKRTLSTLLGSSMRLIENPCFCDGESKSSFVKWKKEVVRSCRPTVHQKTLKKILFTVPLMYGVHSRMATGIENTGKDLLPNLQGDDINREHDKMRENEKLLVLRSMVPSISEVDILDDTIKYLKELEARAEEMESCMDTVEAISRGKFLNRVEKTSDNYDKTKMNNVKKSLVKKRKACDIDKTDPYPNMLVSGESLPLDVKVCVNEQEVLIEMRCLYREYILLDIMDAINNLYLDAHSVQSSILDGVLMLSLKSKFRGGAISPVGMIKQALWKIAGKC